A genomic stretch from Sceloporus undulatus isolate JIND9_A2432 ecotype Alabama chromosome 5, SceUnd_v1.1, whole genome shotgun sequence includes:
- the TMEM121B gene encoding transmembrane protein 121B — protein sequence MPRGPSLQRPPAASSSSSSSSGSFQPPPPPPPPAAAAAQPLPPPAELLQPFFPGPLLAKPKAPSSSSSSSSSSSSSGGSRRGRRGSVSSSSRSPSSSSSPRSSEEEEEEEEEAKPLVPAPEPPPQPSSSSSSSSLGARGGMTAGGELYGPPLATAAAAVGPPSGSPSAPRMLWGAAGGSSSSSSSSRWPFQALSLVLLLSQGALLDLYLIAVTDLYWCGWIATDLVLGAGWGIFFCRNSRARCRERASRGGPPPPPLHPLLGHPPHGGGGGGGRGSKPAALASTPRPGGDFAYAHLAWLIYAIAFTPKAALILGTSILELVELHLPLGATGFRLTLALSAPLLYCLLRAIGGSEASGGGQLLLPVHPPPHHRASAAFLATCLDLLDSFTLLEVLLLPRPALALPPALRYLLIAVYFLCLASPVLWLYELSAPRAPGAARLALHWLLPAGLLDAPLLALRCLLLLHYQQPLSIFMLKNLFFLACRGLEVLETCCLLHAARGHGAEGKSVATPSTGLGPSQLSHCISENDMGPHGYVNTLAVTAQS from the coding sequence ATGCCCCGGGGGCCCTCCCTCCAGCGCccccccgccgcctcctcctcctcctcctcttcttcgggctccttccagcctcctcctcctcctcctcctcctgcagctgctgctgctcagcCCTTGCCTCCTCCGGCGGAGCTCCTCCAGCCCTTCTTCCCGGGGCCCCTCCTGGCCAAGCCcaaggccccctcctcctcctcctcctcctccagcagcagctcctccAGCGGAGGCTCCCGCAGGGGGCGGAGGGGCTCCGTCTCCAGCTCCAGCaggagccccagcagcagcagcagccccaggagcagcgaggaagaagaggaggaggaggaagaggccaagCCCTTGGTGCCAGccccagagccccctccccagccctcctcttcctcctcctcctcctctttgggggCCAGAGGAGGCATGACTGCTGGGGGGGAGCTCTATGGGCCCCCTttggccacagcagcagcagcagtgggccCTCCCTCAGGCAGCCCTTCGGCCCCAAGGATGCTGTGGGGGGCGGCGGgcggctcttcctcctcctcctcttcctctcggTGGCCCTTCCAGGCGCTGTCCCTGGTGCTGCTGCTGAGCCAAGGGGCCCTGCTGGACCTCTACCTGATCGCCGTCACCGACCTCTACTGGTGCGGCTGGATCGCCACCGACTTGGTCCTGGGGGCCGGCTGGGGCATATTTTTCTGCAGGAACAGCCGCGCCAGGTGCCGGGAGAGGGCAAGCAGAGGAGGACCCCCGCCGCCCCCTTTGCACCCTTTGCTGGGACATCCGccccacggaggaggaggaggaggaggacgcggCAGCAAACCGGCGGCATTGGCATCAACCCCTCGCCCCGGAGGCGACTTCGCTTACGCCCACCTGGCCTGGCTGATCTACGCCATCGCCTTCACCCCCAAGGCGGCCCTCATCCTGGGCACCTCCATCCTGGAGCTGGTGGAGCTGCACCTGCCCTTAGGGGCCACCGGCTTCCGCCTCACCTTGGCCCTCTCGGCCCCGCTCCTCTACTGCCTCCTCAGGGCAATTGGGGGCTCCGAGGCCAGCGGGGGTGGACAGTTGCTCCTGCCGGTCCACCCGCCTCCCCACCACCGGGCCTCCGCCGCCTTCCTGGCTACATGCCTGGACCTCCTGGACAGCTTCACCCTCCTGGAGGTGCTGCTCCTGCCCCGGCCAGCCTTGGCTCTCCCGCCGGCCCTCCGCTACCTCCTCATTGCCGTCTACTTCCTCTGCCTGGCGTCACCAGTCCTGTGGCTCTATGAGCTGAGTGCCCCCCGGGCCCCTGGGGCCGCCCGCCTGGCCCTCCACTGGCTCCTGCCCGCCGGGCTCCTGGACGCCCCACTCCTGGCCCTCCGGTGTCTTCTTCTCCTCCACTACCAGCAGCCCCTCTCCATCTTCATGCTCAAGAACCTCTTCTTCTTGGCCTGTCGGGGCCTGGAGGTCTTGGAGACCTGCTGCCTCCTGCATGCTGCCCGTGGCCACGGGGCCGAGGGCAAGAGCGTGGCCACCCCCTCCACGGGCCTCGGCCCCAGCCAGCTCAGCCACTGCATCTCGGAGAACGACATGGGACCCCATGGCTACGTCAACACCCTGGCCGTCACAGCCCAGAGCTGA